The DNA segment GGTCGAGGCGTCCTCCGTGCCCGGGTCCAGATGGAGGCTGACCGGCTTGGCGGTGGTCTCCGCCCATACACAACAGGCGAAGTACGGCGGTTCACGGTGCGACTCCCGGTGGGGCGAGGGTGCGTTCGAGCGAACCAAAGCTATCCCCGTGGTGCGTGGCAGCACCAAGCCGGGCCGTATCAAGTCAGGGGAGAGGCGCCGCAAAGTCTGTTGAAGCGGACAGGTTTGATTACGGATGCAACCGTCCCCAGGGCGAGCCATCATCCGGCCCAGGGCCATTCGCCCGGCTCGCGGACCGCTCCCCACGCTCCGCTTCCCGCGCGAGACCGTGGACTCCGCCACCCCTGCCGTGCCCGCCACCGCACAGAGGGCTCGACTGTCCGGGGCACTATTTCCGATCTCGGGCAAAGGACTTGAAAGCGCTTGTGAGAGTGGGGTTCCGCTCTTCGCGGACCCACGGTGTCGTGGTCGTGTCCGCCAATGCGATCACCGTGGAGGTCCTTGGCGTGGCACCCATTCTCTTCACCGCTGTCTTGTTGATGCCGTTCATGACGGCTGCCGGCCCGTTCACGCTGTATGAGGCGTGGGATTGTGTACGCCCTGGCGTGGGTGCCATCGGCTTGTCGTACGTAGGCAGCACATGCGGCCCCCTTCGGGGGAGGACGACGATGAGCGCACGAAGGCGATCGGAGGCCGTCCCGAACGTGCTGTTCCGCTGAGGCAGTTGTCACCCCGGGGCTGCCACGCAGGCGCGGGCCGCGATGTGCCGCGCGCTGGCTGAACTCGGCTATGAAGGCGCGACGATCAGCGATGCGGTGCTGGCCGTCTCCGAACTGGTCGCGAACGCGACCGAGCATGCGGTGGGGCCGTACGAGATGCGGCTGCGGTGCACAGCGGCCGAGGTCATCTGTGATGTCGAGGACGGTGACCCGCGCATCCCGGAGATTCCGGAGTTCCCGGCTGTAGCTCCGTACGAACCGGCGGAAGAGGATCGCGGGGGCGGGCTGGACGCGCTCTGCGCCCTGTGGTCCGAGCGAGGGAGGGGGCTGCATATCGTGCAGGAACTCACCAAGGGAGCTTGGGGGGTCACCTGCGGTCGGAACATGAAGGTGGCGTGGGTGGCTCTTCCGTTGCCGCCGGCGTCCGTCATTTGTGCGGCTGCGCGTCATCGATCCGTGGCGGATGCCGGTCGGGACGGCGGGTGTCGCGGCGGCGGAGGGTGAGTTCGCCTTCGAGCGGGCTTCGGTCACCCGGGCATGGAGTTCACGGAACCGTGAACTCCGCCCCCGTATAGGTGATTTGGAGTGACAGCTCTCGGTCGTTCTTGGCGATATTCACACCTTGAGAGTGAATAGGAGTCGAGCGTTCCGGATTCCGTTTTCGCTTGGGGCTGGGTAGGCAGCGACGGCGCAACACCCGTCGGCCAGTCGGCGAATCGCTTCCGCAGCGAGCGCGGGCCCCAGGCCGAACCCACGCCACGGATTCTGCAGAAAGACGCGGTCGAGGATCAACAGGTCCCCGACTTGGATCTCGGTCGCGCGCTCAAGGACTTCGCGTACTCGCCGCTCTTGGGCGACAGAATGGCAGACGCGATGACTTCGAGGTCTCCTGACTCGGCATCGGCGACCTCCCACCGACTCTCACCGGTGTACGCCCTTAACCGGCAGAGGACCAAGTGGCCGACCGGGCTGCCGGCTTCCAGGGTCTTGCCATCTTCGGGGAGAGCATCGTCGTCCTCGTAGCCTTCGTCGCCCCGCTGTCCGTAAGTGGCGTTGACGTACAGGAACTCCAGATTGTCCTCGTACCCGTTCGGTTCGATCGGGTGTGCATGGCCATAATCCAGGAACAGGCGGGAGGGATCTCCTGGCAGCTCGCGCGCCGGACGGCGAGGTGTGGTTGTCATGCAGGAGGGCCAGGACGCGGCACTGACAGCCAGCGGGGAAACCGCGTCCAGGAACCGCCCGGCCATCGACTCCCGATGCCGGAGCGGGGCCGGTTCAGCGGCCCAGCGCCACATACGGGCGCAGGATGCACCGGCAACACCTGCGACAGTCAGGGGAGTTGCTGCCGAATCCGCTCCGGTTCCCTCTCGTTCCCGTTGCACTCCCGTGAACTTTCCGTCGTGGACCCGCCGCCCCGCTCAGCTCCCAGTACCGGCTGAACTCTGCCTAAGCTCCATCGCCGGCCAGGGCTGTGGATTGGGATCCGGGGTGCCGGGTAGTGTGGTGCCACGCATTGCGTGGCACCACACCCGGGACGGGCTGGTCCGCACAGATCAACCACCGATCAGGGTGTCGATTTGTGACCCGCAACATACGGACGAAAAAGCCCCTCCTGGACGACCGAGACCAGCAGATTCCCCGCGCGGTCGAAGATCTGGCCGCGGGCCAGCCCCCGGCCGCCGGTCGCGATGGGCGACTCCTGGTCGTACAGGAACCACTCGTCCGTACGGAACGGGCGGTGGAACCACATGGCGTGGTCCAGCGACGCCATGTCGAATCCGCGCGGCCCCCACAGCGGCTCGACCGGAATGCGGACCGCGTCGAGCAGCGTCATGTCGCTGGCGTAGGTGAGCGCGCAGGTGTGGATCAGCTGGTCGTCGCCGAGCGGGCCGACCGCGCGCATCCACACCGCGCTGTGCGGATCGGCGCCCTTGATCTCGTCGGGGGTCCAGCGCAGCCGGTCCACGTAGCGGATCTCGAAGGGCTGCCGCCGGGCCATCCGCTCCAGCGCCTCGGGCAGCTCGCCCAGGTGCTCACGGAGCTCGTCGGAGACCGTCGGCAGCGACTCCGGGTCCGGCACGTCGCGGGCCGGGGGCGCCTGGTGCTCGAAGCTGCCCTCCTCCGGCCGGTGGAAGGACGCCGTCAGATTGAAGATGGTCCGGCCCTGCTGGACCGCGGTCACCCGGCGGGTGGTGAACGAGCGGCCGTCCCTGACCCGTTCCACCTGGTAGACGATCGGCACGCCCGGCCTGCCGGGACGCAGGAAGTACGCGTGCAGCGAGTGGACCGGCCGCTCGCCGTCGGTGGTGCGGCCCGCCGCCACCAGGGCCTGCCCGGCGACCTGCCCGCCGAAGACCCGCTGCAGGGACTCGTGGGGGCTCAGGCCGCGGAAGATGTCGACTTCGATCTGCTCCAGGTCGAGCAGGTCGATCAGCTTCTCGGTGGGGTTCGTCATACGGTGTCCTCCCAGGTCACAGCGGTCTCCCAGACCCAGGCGCCAGCCTGGTCCACGGTGGCCGCCCGGGTCACAGCTGGCCGACGGCGGTGACGCGGACGACCGCACGGCCCTCCTCGTCGGAGGCCGCGAGATCCACCTCCGCGCTGATGCCCCAGTCGTGGTCGCCGTTCGGGTCGGCGAAGATCTGCCGCACGCGCCACAGCCCGTGCGCGGTGTTCTCCTCGTCGGCCTCGATGATCAGCAGCTTGGGGCCGCGCGCGTCCGGGCCGGTACCCAGATCGTCGTACTCGTCCCAGTAGTCGTCCATCGCCTCGCCCCAGGCGTCCTCGTCCCACCCCGCGTCGCCGTCCAGCTCGCCGAGCGCGGCCACGTTGTCCAGCGCCGCCAGCTCCACCCGGCGGAACATGGCGTTGCGCACCAGCACCCGGAAGGCCCGGGCGTTGGCGGTGACCGGCTTGACCTGGTCGGCCCGCTCGGCGGCCTGCTCCGCGGTCTCCACCTCCGGGTTGGCCAGCTGCTCCCACTCGTCGAGCAGGCTGGAGTCCACCTGGCGGACCAGCTCGCCCAGCCAGGCGATGAGGTCCTGGAGGTCCTCGGACTTCAGGTCGTCCGGGATGGTGTGGTCGAGCGCCTTGTACGCCCCCGCGAGGTACCGCAGCACGATGCCCTCGGTACGGGCGAGCTCGTAGTGAGAGGTGAACTCGGTGAAGGTCATGGCCCGTTCGTACATGTCACGGATGACCGACTTCGGCGACACCGGGTGGTCGCCGACCCACGGGTGGCTCGTGCGGTAGACGTTGTACGCGTGCACCAGCAGCTCTTCGAGCGGCTTGGGGTACGTGACCTCCTGGAGCCGCTCCATGCGCTCCTCGTACTCCATGCCGTCGGCCTTCATCTGGCCGATCGCCTCACCGCGCGCCTTGTTCTGCTGGGCGGCGAGGATCTGCCGCGGGTCGTCCAGCGTCGACTCGACCACCGAGACCATGTCCAGGGCGTACGAGGGGGACTCCGCGTCCAGCAGGTCGAACGCCGCCAGCGCGAACGTGGACAGCGGCTGGTTCAGCGCGAAGTCCTGCTGGAGGTCGACGGTGAGCCGGATGATGCGGCCCTCGGCGTCCGGGGTGTCCAGCTGCTCCACCACACCGCCGTCGAGGAGCGAGCGGTAGATCGCGATGGCGCGGCGGATGTGCCGCAGCTGCGCCTTGCGCGGCTCGTGGTTGTCCTCCAGCAGGTGGCGCATCGCCTTGAAGGCGTTGCCCGGCCGGGCGATCACCGAGAGGAGCATGGTGTGGGTGACCCGGAACCGCGAGGTGAGGGGCTCGGGGTCGGCGGCGATCAGCTTCTCGAAGGTGGTGTCGCTCCAGGCGATGAAGCCTTCCGGTGCCTTCTTGCGGACCACCTTGCGGCGCTTCTTCGGGTCGTCGCCCGCCTTGGCGAGCGCCTTCTCGTTCTCGACGACGTGCTCGGGGGCCTGCGCGACGACGAAGCCCGCGGTGTCGAACCCGGCCCGGCCCGCGCGCCCCGCGATCTGGTGGAACTCCCGGGCCCGGAGCGTACGGACGCGGGTCCCGTCGTACTTCGTCAGGGCGGTGAACAGCACCGTGCGGATGGGCACGTTGACGCCCACGCCCAGGGTGTCCGTACCGCAGATGACCTTCAACAGGCCCGCCTGCGCCAGCTTCTCGACGAGCCGGCGGTACTTGGGGAGCATGCCCGCGTGGTGGACGCCGATGCCGTGGCGCACATAACGCGAGAGGTTCTGGCCGAACTTGGTGGTGAAGCGGAAGTTGCCGATGAGATCGGCGATGCGGTCCTTCTCCTCCCGGCTGCACATGTTGATGCTCATGAGCGACTGCGCCCGCTCGACCGCCGCGGCCTGGGTGAAGTGCACGATGTAGACGGGCGACTGCTTGGTCTCCAGCAGCTCGGTCAGCGTCTCGGTGATCGGGGTCCGCCGGTACTCGTACGAGAGCGGGACCGGGCGGCTCGCCGAGCGGACCACGGAGGTCGGCAGGCCGGTGCGCCGGGTCAGGTCCTCCTCGAACCGGGAGACGTCACCGAGGGTCGCGGACATCAGGATGAACTGCGCCTGCGGGAGCTCCAGGATCGGGATCTGCCAGGCCCAGCCCCGGTCCGGCTCCGCGTAGAAGTGGAACTCGTCCATCACGACCTGGCCGATGTCGGCGTACTTGCCGTCGCGCAGCGCGATCGAGGCCAGCACCTCCGCCGTGCAGCAGATGACAGGGGCGTCCGCGTTCACGGACGCGTCGCCGGTGAGCATCCCGACGTTCTCGGTGCCGAAGAGCTTGCACAGGTCGAAGAACTTCTCCGAGACCAGGGCCTTGATCGGCGCGGTGTAGAAGGTGACCTTGTCGTGAGCCAGCGCGGTGAAGTGCGCACCTGCCGCCACCAGGCTCTTTCCGGAGCCGGTGGGGGTCGAGAGGATCACGTTGGCCCCGGACACCACCTCGATCAGCGCCTCCTCCTGAGCCGGATAGAGCGTGATGCCCTGACCCTCCGCCCACGACGAGAAGGCCTCGAAGAGTGCGTCGGGATCGGCGGTCGTGGGGAGCTGATCGATAAGGGTCACGCCTCCATCTTGCCTGCCTTCCCCGCTCAAGGGGGAACCGGCTGCCGGCGTGAAGATCATGAGCGATACGCTTCCCTCTCGAACGGGCCTCAACTGGGCTTCAGCACAACGGAAAACGGGGCGGAACGAACCATGATGGGACCGGCGCACTCCCTGTCAGGAGCAGCAGCCTGGCTGGGGGTGGGGGCGGCGGCGACGGCGTACGGACATCCGATGCCGTGGCCGGTCCTCGTCGTCGGTGCGCTGATCAGCGCCGGGGCGGCGCTGGCGCCGGACCTCGATCACAAGGCCGCGACGATCTCCACGGCGTTCGGCCCGTTGTCGCACGGGCTGTGCGCGGTCGTGGACGGTCTGGCGACCCTCGTGTACAAGGCGACGCGGGGCAAGGGCGACCCCCGCAGGGCGGGCGGCCACCGGACCCTCACGCACACCTGGCTGTGGGCGGTCCTGCTCGGCGCCGGAGCCTCCGCCCTGGCGATCTACTGCGGCCGCTGGGCGGTCCTCGGCATCCTCTTCGTCCATGTGGTGCTCGCCATCGAGGGACTGCTCTGGAGGGCCTCGCGCCCGTCCAGCAGCACCGTGCTGGTGTGGCTGCTGGGTGCCGCCGGTGCGTGGATCCTGGCCGAGATCCTGGCGAAGCCGGGCAACGGCTCGGACTGGCTCTTCACCGACCCCGGCCAGAACTACATGTGGCTGGGCCTGCCGATCGTCCTGGGCGCCCTGATCCACGACCTCGGCGACGCCATCACGGTCTCGGGCTGCCCGATCTTCTGGCCGATACCGCTCGGCCGCAAGCACTGGCGTCATGTCGGCCCGCCCAAGTTCATGCGGTTCCGTGCGGGCAGCTGGGTGGAGCTCAAGATCCTCATGCCGGTGTTCATGGTGGCGGGCGGAGTCAGCTGCGCCTTCGCGCTCGGCGTCATCTGAGCGGACGGCGAACCGGGGGCGGACGCTTCTCCGCCCCCGGCCCGTGCTCACCCGTGCCAGGACCGCCACAGCGCCGCGTACGCACCGTCCGCCGCGACCAGCTCGTCATGGCTGCCCAGCTCGCTGATGCGGCCCTCCTCGACCACCGCGATCACATCCGCGTCGTGCGCGGTGTGCAGCCGGTGGGCGATCGCCACGACCGTGCGCCCGTCGAGCACCCGGGCCAGCGAGCGCTCCAGATGGCGGGCCGCCCGGGGGTCGAGCAGTGACGTCGCCTCATCCAGCACCAGCGTGTGCGGATCGGCGAGCACCAGCCGGGCCAGCGCGACCTGCTGGGCCTGCGCCGGGGTGAGCGCCAGACCGCCCGAGCCGACCTCGGTGTCCAGCGCCCCGTCCAGGGCGGCGGCCCAGCCG comes from the Streptomyces sp. NBC_01471 genome and includes:
- a CDS encoding acyl-CoA thioesterase — encoded protein: MTNPTEKLIDLLDLEQIEVDIFRGLSPHESLQRVFGGQVAGQALVAAGRTTDGERPVHSLHAYFLRPGRPGVPIVYQVERVRDGRSFTTRRVTAVQQGRTIFNLTASFHRPEEGSFEHQAPPARDVPDPESLPTVSDELREHLGELPEALERMARRQPFEIRYVDRLRWTPDEIKGADPHSAVWMRAVGPLGDDQLIHTCALTYASDMTLLDAVRIPVEPLWGPRGFDMASLDHAMWFHRPFRTDEWFLYDQESPIATGGRGLARGQIFDRAGNLLVSVVQEGLFRPYVAGHKSTP
- a CDS encoding DUF3516 domain-containing protein; protein product: MIFTPAAGSPLSGEGRQDGGVTLIDQLPTTADPDALFEAFSSWAEGQGITLYPAQEEALIEVVSGANVILSTPTGSGKSLVAAGAHFTALAHDKVTFYTAPIKALVSEKFFDLCKLFGTENVGMLTGDASVNADAPVICCTAEVLASIALRDGKYADIGQVVMDEFHFYAEPDRGWAWQIPILELPQAQFILMSATLGDVSRFEEDLTRRTGLPTSVVRSASRPVPLSYEYRRTPITETLTELLETKQSPVYIVHFTQAAAVERAQSLMSINMCSREEKDRIADLIGNFRFTTKFGQNLSRYVRHGIGVHHAGMLPKYRRLVEKLAQAGLLKVICGTDTLGVGVNVPIRTVLFTALTKYDGTRVRTLRAREFHQIAGRAGRAGFDTAGFVVAQAPEHVVENEKALAKAGDDPKKRRKVVRKKAPEGFIAWSDTTFEKLIAADPEPLTSRFRVTHTMLLSVIARPGNAFKAMRHLLEDNHEPRKAQLRHIRRAIAIYRSLLDGGVVEQLDTPDAEGRIIRLTVDLQQDFALNQPLSTFALAAFDLLDAESPSYALDMVSVVESTLDDPRQILAAQQNKARGEAIGQMKADGMEYEERMERLQEVTYPKPLEELLVHAYNVYRTSHPWVGDHPVSPKSVIRDMYERAMTFTEFTSHYELARTEGIVLRYLAGAYKALDHTIPDDLKSEDLQDLIAWLGELVRQVDSSLLDEWEQLANPEVETAEQAAERADQVKPVTANARAFRVLVRNAMFRRVELAALDNVAALGELDGDAGWDEDAWGEAMDDYWDEYDDLGTGPDARGPKLLIIEADEENTAHGLWRVRQIFADPNGDHDWGISAEVDLAASDEEGRAVVRVTAVGQL
- a CDS encoding metal-dependent hydrolase, whose product is MMGPAHSLSGAAAWLGVGAAATAYGHPMPWPVLVVGALISAGAALAPDLDHKAATISTAFGPLSHGLCAVVDGLATLVYKATRGKGDPRRAGGHRTLTHTWLWAVLLGAGASALAIYCGRWAVLGILFVHVVLAIEGLLWRASRPSSSTVLVWLLGAAGAWILAEILAKPGNGSDWLFTDPGQNYMWLGLPIVLGALIHDLGDAITVSGCPIFWPIPLGRKHWRHVGPPKFMRFRAGSWVELKILMPVFMVAGGVSCAFALGVI